The Planctomycetota bacterium genomic sequence AGGCCACACGGAAGCCAGTCATCACTTCGTCAAAGATCAACAGCGCGCCGTGCTTCGACGTCTCGATGCGCAGCGCCTGCATGAACTCGACCGTCGGCACGACGCAGCCCATGTTACCGACGATCGGTTCGACGATGACGCCGGCAATCCGCTTGCCATGCTCGGCAAAGGCGCGATGCACGCCGGCCGTGTCGTTGTATTGAAGCACCAGCGTATCGGCCGCGGTGCCGGCCGTGATGCCCGGCGAATTCGGAACGGCAAGCGTCGCCGCCGAACTTCCCGCCGCGACGAGCAGGCTGTCGACGTGGCCGTGGTAGTTGCCGGCGAATTTGACGATCACGTCCCGGCCGGTGAACCCGCGAGCCAGGCGGATGGCGCTCATCGTCGCCTCGGTCCCCGAGTTGACAAGCCGAACTTTCTGGATCGACGGGACGGCCACGATAATCAACTCGGCCAACTCGCTTTCGGCCTCGGTCGGCGCGCCAAAGCTGGTACCGCGGCGCAAGGTCTTTTCGAGCGCTTCGTTCACCAGCGGATGGGCGTGACCGAGGATCATCGGCCCCCACGAGCCGATGTAGTCGAGGTACTTGTTGCCGTCCAAATCGTAGAGCCAGGCCCCCTCGCCGCGGGCAAAGAAGATCGGCTCGCCGCCAACGGCGCCAAAGGCCCGGGCCGGGCTGTTCACGCCACCTGGAATCAGTTGCTTGCTGCGCTGAAAGGCGGCGTGGCTGCGCTGGCGTGTCATGGGTCGTCCCTGGATAAGAGTGTGATGATTTTGAGCGCGGGGCCAGTATCAGGTCGCCGGCGAGGCGAGCCAGCGCGCGACGTCCTGGGCCCAATAGCTGATGATGATGTTCGCGCCGGCGCGGCGAATGGCGGTCAGCGATTCGAGCACCACGGCGCGTTCGTCGATCC encodes the following:
- the hemL gene encoding glutamate-1-semialdehyde 2,1-aminomutase, which gives rise to MTRQRSHAAFQRSKQLIPGGVNSPARAFGAVGGEPIFFARGEGAWLYDLDGNKYLDYIGSWGPMILGHAHPLVNEALEKTLRRGTSFGAPTEAESELAELIIVAVPSIQKVRLVNSGTEATMSAIRLARGFTGRDVIVKFAGNYHGHVDSLLVAAGSSAATLAVPNSPGITAGTAADTLVLQYNDTAGVHRAFAEHGKRIAGVIVEPIVGNMGCVVPTVEFMQALRIETSKHGALLIFDEVMTGFRVAYGGAQSILRIEPDLTTLGKIVGGGLPVGAYGGRADIMDHVLPAGKVFQAGTLSGNPLATAAGIATLKELRDAPPYEHLARLAARLCSGLEEEAQNAGVTHCLAGMGSMLTLFFNPGPVTDWPSASRSDTASYAKYFWGMIERGVYLPCSQYEALFISAAHTEDDIDRTVDAAAEVFKTL